The following are from one region of the Rhizobacter sp. AJA081-3 genome:
- the gltA gene encoding citrate synthase, with the protein MTPSDVKATLSFSDGSPSMDLPIYKGTIGPDVIDIRKLYAQTGKFTYDPGFLSTAACQSTITYIDGDKGELLYRGYPIEQLATNCDYLETCYLLLNGELPNPSQKSTFTKLVTNHTMVNEQMQFFLRGFRRDAHPMAIMTGLVGALSAFYHDSTDIHNAEHRSISAIRLIAKMPTLVAMAYKYTVGQPYIYPKNDLSYAGNFMRMMFATPCEEYVPNDVLVRAMDRIFILHADHEQNASTSTVRLCGSSGTNPFAAIAAGVACLWGPAHGGANEAALNMLEDVQKMGGVEKIGEFIKQVKDKNSNVKLMGFGHRVYKNYDPRAKLMRETCHEVLDALGLHNDPIFKLAMALEKIALEDDYFVSRKLYPNVDFYSGIVQRAIGIPVSLFTAIFALARTVGWIAQLNEMIGDPEYKIGRPRQLFHGSTRRDVTSLSQRG; encoded by the coding sequence AGCCACCCTGTCATTCTCGGACGGCAGCCCGAGCATGGATCTGCCGATCTACAAGGGCACCATCGGCCCCGACGTGATCGACATCCGCAAGCTGTACGCGCAGACCGGCAAGTTCACCTACGACCCGGGCTTCCTGTCGACGGCGGCCTGCCAGTCGACCATCACCTACATCGACGGCGACAAGGGCGAGCTGCTGTACCGCGGCTACCCGATCGAGCAGCTCGCGACCAACTGCGACTACCTCGAGACCTGCTACCTGCTGCTCAACGGCGAACTGCCGAACCCGAGCCAGAAGTCGACCTTCACGAAGCTCGTGACCAACCACACCATGGTCAACGAGCAGATGCAATTCTTCCTGCGTGGGTTCCGACGCGATGCCCACCCGATGGCCATCATGACGGGCCTGGTGGGCGCGCTATCGGCCTTCTATCACGACAGCACCGACATCCACAACGCGGAGCACCGCTCCATCTCGGCGATCCGCCTGATCGCCAAGATGCCCACTCTGGTGGCCATGGCCTACAAGTACACCGTGGGCCAGCCGTACATCTACCCAAAGAACGACCTGTCGTACGCGGGCAACTTCATGCGCATGATGTTCGCGACGCCTTGCGAGGAGTACGTGCCGAACGATGTGCTGGTGCGCGCGATGGACCGCATCTTCATCCTGCACGCCGACCACGAGCAGAACGCCTCCACCTCGACGGTGCGCCTGTGCGGCTCGTCGGGCACCAACCCGTTCGCTGCCATCGCGGCCGGCGTGGCCTGCCTGTGGGGCCCGGCGCACGGCGGTGCCAACGAGGCGGCGCTGAACATGCTTGAAGACGTTCAAAAGATGGGCGGCGTCGAGAAGATCGGCGAGTTCATCAAGCAGGTGAAGGACAAGAACTCCAACGTCAAGCTGATGGGCTTCGGCCACCGCGTCTACAAGAACTACGACCCGCGTGCCAAGCTGATGCGCGAAACCTGCCACGAGGTGCTCGACGCGCTGGGCCTGCACAACGATCCGATCTTCAAGCTGGCCATGGCGCTGGAGAAGATCGCGCTCGAGGACGACTACTTCGTGTCGCGCAAGCTGTACCCGAACGTCGACTTCTACTCGGGCATCGTGCAGCGCGCCATCGGCATCCCGGTGTCGCTGTTCACTGCGATCTTCGCGCTGGCCCGCACGGTGGGCTGGATCGCGCAGCTCAACGAGATGATCGGCGACCCCGAGTACAAGATCGGCCGTCCGCGCCAGCTGTTCCACGGCTCCACGCGCCGCGACGTCACGTCGCTGTCGCAGCGCGGCTGA